In Parageobacillus sp. KH3-4, the genomic window AATCAGCCGAACGGCTGTGTCCAAACATTTGCGGATTTTGGCGGATGCCGGACTTGTGAAGGAAAGAAAAGTCGGGCGGGAAACGCGATACCGCCTAGAACCAGCTCCGCTGTTGGAATTAAAGGAATGGTTGTCCTTTTACGAACGCTTTTGGGATAACAAAATGGCGATGCTCAAACATTACGTGGAAAATGGTGAAGAACACATGGTTGATGATGGCGATGATAAATAAACAACTTGGAAAGAGTCAATTATTTTTTGGCTCTTTCTTTTTTTT contains:
- a CDS encoding metalloregulator ArsR/SmtB family transcription factor; translated protein: MAALSHKHDVFQAIADPTRRKLLRLLADKEMPVTAISGHFPISRTAVSKHLRILADAGLVKERKVGRETRYRLEPAPLLELKEWLSFYERFWDNKMAMLKHYVENGEEHMVDDGDDK